The Anopheles coluzzii chromosome 2, AcolN3, whole genome shotgun sequence genome window below encodes:
- the LOC120961118 gene encoding uncharacterized protein LOC120961118 yields MVLVLPAQSVCNHRLKMTRTCRNPIVTILWLCALATVRCSAQTTIGASVVLDPQDVTVIVGERQSFFAKVRGMLSQDARLNLTTDHTDLVEIFPTSIVVNPGDGGFIDRVYEIVLLGLSPGQFDVDANVLPTGLIDDAAAFIRVTVANSQPIILISSVIGWIYFAAWTVSFWPQMIVNYRRQSVVGLSFDFLTLNLVGHSVYAAFNCALFWSGFIEQEYLDRNPRGLNPVLANDVAFSIHATIATLLTVTQCFIYERGEQKVSRIAWGIITVFIVVIIVAGVLVGTATFHWLDFLYVLSYIKLSVTLIKYVPQAVLNFRRKSTVGWSIENVLLDFTGGMLSMLQMLLNGYNYDDWASIFGDPTKFGLGLFSVMFDILFMVQHYVLYRNRANEKTLQEDSSTTTTTASNGGSKDSLPSTCVFGLLLIIAASTTAQSNKTLLRLQFGPQDTTIIVGQTRNVTLRLHGPLSEPVTVNFTQTNATNANAYVQVTPSTIAFTPPPSNFIDRSERVSLRGLRAGIFDLLAHLSPSSALVDQSQAFVRVTVAKSWSLISVSSVIGWTYFLAWTWSFWPQIWENRTRASVVGLSFDYLALNLLGHTMYAAFNCALFWNGSVQAEYLRRNPRGLIPVLANDVAFSLHAVFATGLIIVQCFFYERGQQKVSYTARAIMTVFALVLMISGVLVATGTYLWLDFFYNLSYIKLAVTLVKYIPQAVLNYRRKSTIGWSIGNVLLDFTGGSFSMLQMLVNGYNYDDWDSIFGDGAKFGLGLFSVLFDVLFIVQHYILYRNSNYIELRGENYPGPGSVTTAPRQNIST; encoded by the exons ATGGTCTTG GTCTTGCCAGCGCAGAGTGTTTGCAACCATCGGCTGAAGATGACGAGGACCTGCAGGAATCCGATCGTGACGATACTATGGCTGTGTGCGCTTGCCACCGTCCGGTGCAGTGCGCAAACGACGATCGGTGCTAGCGTAGTGCTCGATCCACAGGATGTGACGGTGATTGTGGGCGAGCGGCAGTCGTTCTTTGCCAAGGTGCGGGGCATGCTGTCGCAGGACGCACGGCTCAACCTGACCACCGACCATACCGATCTGGTCGAGATATTTCCCACCTCGATCGTGGTAAACCCGGGCGACGGAGGTTTTATCGATCGGGTGTACGAGATCGTACTGCTCGGCCTGTCCCCTGGTCAGTTCGACGTGGATGCGAACGTGCTACCGACCGGGCTGATCGATGATGCGGCCGCGTTCATTCGCGTGACGGTCGCCAACTCGCAGCCCATCATCTTGATCTCGAGCGTGATCGGGTGGATCTACTTTGCGGCGTGGACCGTCTCCTTCTGGCCACAGATGATCGTCAACTATCGGCGGCAGAGTGTGGTGGGACTGTCGTTCGACTTCCTCACGCTGAATCTCGTCGGCCACTCGGTGTACGCCGCGTTCAACTGTGCGCTGTTCTGGAGCGGCTTCATCGAGCAGGAGTACCTGGACCGCAATCCGCGCGGTCTCAACCCGGTACTCGCCAATGATGTAGCGTTTTCGATACACGCCACCATCGCTACGCTGCTCACGGTGACGCAGTGCTTCATCTACGAG CGTGGTGAGCAAAAAGTGTCCCGAATCGCGTGGGGCATCATTACCGTgttcatcgtcgtcatcatcgtggCGGGTGTGCTGGTCGGTACGGCCACCTTTCACTGGTTGGACTTTTTGTACGTGCTGAGCTACATCAAGCTGTCGGTGACGCTGATCAAGTACGTACCGCAGGCGGTACTGAACTTCCGTCGCAAGAGCACCGTTGGCTGGAGCATAGAGAATGTGCTGCTGGACTTTACCGGAGGCATGCTCAGTATGCTTCAGATGCTGCTGAACGGTTACAATTATG ATGATTGGGCCTCGATATTTGGCGATCCTACCAAGTTTGGGCTTGGATTGTTCTCTGTGATGTTCGACATTCTGTTTATGGTGCAGCATTACGTCCTCTACAG GAATCGTGCGAATGAGAAAACGTTACAGGAAGACTCGTCGACAACGACCACCACCGCTAGTAACGGAGGAAGCAAGGACAGTCTGCCGT caaCATGCGTTTTTGGCCTATTGCTTATTATTG cagcatcaacgaCGGCtcaaagcaacaaaacgctGTTGCGCTTACAGTTTGGACCACAGGACACGACGATTATCGTGGGTCAAACTAGGAATGTAACGCTTCGCTTACACGGGCCCCTATCCGAACCGGTAACTGTAAACTTCACGCAAACCAACGCCACTAACGCCAATGCCTACGTGCAAGTGACACCCAGTACGATCGCATTCACTCCGCCACCTTCCAATTTTATCGACCGCTCGGAGCGCGTGTCATTGCGCGGACTGCGGGCAGGCATATTCGATCTGTTGGCCCATCTCTCTCCCTCCAGCGCACTGGTCGACCAAAGCCAAGCGTTCGTGCGCGTCACGGTAGCGAAATCGTGGAGTCTTATCAGCGTATCGTCCGTGATCGGATGGACGTACTTCCTCGCCTGGACGTGGTCATTCTGGCCACAGATATGGGAAAATCGGACCCGCGCCAGCGTAGTCGGCCTTTCGTTTGACTACCTCGCGCTGAACCTGCTGGGCCACACGATGTATGCCGCCTTCAACTGTGCGCTGTTTTGGAACGGTTCCGTACAGGCGGAGTACCTGCGGCGCAATCCACGCGGCTTGATACCGGTGCTGGCAAATGATGTGGCGTTTTCGCTGCATGCCGTCTTTGCAACGGGGCTGATCATTGTGCAGTGCTTCTTCTACGAGCGTGGCCAACAGAAGGTGTCCTACACGGCGCGCGCCATCATGACTGTGTTCGCCCTGGTTTTGATGATATCGGGCGTGTTGGTTGCTACCGGTACGTACCTTTGGCTGGATTTCTTCTACAACCTTAGCTACATTAAGCTAGCCGTTACATTGGTCAAGTACATACCGCAGGCCGTGCTGAACTACCGGCGCAAAAGCACGATCGGATGGAGCATCGGTAATGTGCTGCTAGACTTTACCGGTGGATCGTTCAGCATGCTGCAAATGCTAGTCAACGGATACAATTATG ATGATTGGGATTCAATCTTCGGAGATGGGGCAAAGTTTGGTCTGGGACTGTTTTCCGTCCTGTTCGATGTACTCTTCATTGTGCAGCATTACATATTGTACAG AAACTCCAACTACATTGAACTTCGCGGTGAAAACTATCCCGGTCCGGGGAGCGTGACTACCGCTCCTAGGCAGAATATTTCCACTTAA